A window of Natronococcus sp. CG52 genomic DNA:
CTGGAGTCCGATCCCCGTTTCGGGGTGCGGAACCGCTGCGAGGTCCGGATCCAATTTCGTCAGCGCATCGTCCACGATATCCCGGCGGATGAGATACCTGACAGGGAGTCGAAGCGAGAAATCGACGAGTCGGTTGTCGAGAAACGGGTCGCGCGTCGGCAGCGTCTGGTAGAGCGTCTCGTACATCAGGAACGAACCGTCGCTCGAGAGCGGGTAGTTCTGGTAGCACACCATCTCGGTCAGCGAGGGATACTCGACGCCGTGAAAGGTGACGAACTCGCCGTCGGTATCGACGTTATTTCTCACGCAGTCTTCGAGCGTCGTCTTCGCCGTTACGAACTCCGGCACTCCTTCTCCCCGCTCAAACGCGGTGAACAACTCGGCGAGTTCGCGAACGGTACGCTTGTCGGCGGTGTACGGTAGGTCCATCGTCCAGTCGAGAATCGGAACGCGGATCGACCGTTGCGGGTAGAAAAACCCGCTGAGAAACGTGTCCGCGTAGAGGCCGGTAAAGACGATATCTTGCTCGTCGCGGAGTCGATCCGAGAAGCCGGCCGTGTGCGCCTGATCGAACCAGCTGGCGAAGTTCCATCGTGACGGACCCTGCTCGAGTATCCGTTCTTGATACTCCGCGTCGCGCTCGAGAAACTCGAAGTCGACACCGGCGATGTCGGCAACGCGGCGAGCGATCGTCGCCTCCGCGTTCATGTACTCGTTCATGTGGTAGGCAACGACGTCGTGATCGAGCGCGGCAAGCATCAGCCGCGAATCGCTGCCGCCGCTCAACAGCAGCCCGCACTTCTCGTCGGCGTCGACTCGCTCGGCCATCACCTGCCGGAAGAGGTCGACGAGTTCGTCGACCGCTCGAGAATACGGTCTCTCGTTCGGTTCGTATTTCGGCCGCCAGTAGACCTCGCTGGTAACTTCCTGATCGGAAAGATCGTACGTGAGAATCGAGCCGGGATGGACGTTCTCGATCCCCTCGAACGGCGTCTTGACGCCCAGCACTCGCTCGAATCCGAAAAACTCGCAGAGGTACTCGAGGTCGAGGTCCGTTTCGACGGCCGGATGATCGACGATCGACTGAACGAAGGTGGAGAAAACCAACGATCCGTCGTCGGATCGCGCGTAAGACAGCGGACGCGAGCTGAGGCGATCGGTAAACAGCGAGACGGTACGCTCGGTCCTCTCGTAGACGACGCCCGCGAACTCGCCGTTCAACCCGTGGACGAACTCGAGGCCGTACTGATCGTACAGGGCGGCGCAGTACTCGGCGTCCGAGCTATTCGGCATCGTCTCCGACCGTGGAAGATAGCCATTCGGTCCTTCGAAGCCGTAGAGTTCACCCCAGGCCCAGAGTAAGACCTCACCGTCTGCCGCCACCGCAGGCTGGTCGTGTTCGTCGTGAAACGCAGCACTGACGGCAACGTCGTCGTCACTGTACCCGCGCAACTGCTCGTGTCCGTTCCAGCACAGTTCGTCGGTCAGTGGCTTCGTGTCGAGACGGGCAGCGCCGAGGTGACCACCGAGTCCAACCATCGAACCTCATACCACGCCAACAAGTATATACTTTCCAGGCGAACGGATTCACAGACGTCCCGTACGCGGGTTATACGCGAGCCGATGTATTTGTGGTTGGATAATATAAATGGACCTGACACGTTCGACTGTCAAGCTGTTCGGCGGACACGTAGGATTCGTCGTACTCACATTTCTGGGGATCATGTACTTTGCTCGCGAACTCGGCGCCGCACAGATCGGCGTCTTCTTTTTGTTTCAGGCGCTGCTGAGCGTGCTCGTTCTGCCCGCTAATCTGGGAACGCGAATCGCACTCGAGAAGCGAATCAGCGAAGCCGATCGACCGGGCCAGATGCTCACGACCGGAGCGTTCCTCAAGTTCGGTCTGCTCGTTCCCGTTGTCCTCGTCGTCCTCGCTCTCAGCGACGCCATCGACGGGTACCTGGGTATGGAACTGGCGATCTATCTGGCGATCGCGATACCGCTTCAAGAAGCTGCGATGACGATGAACAACGTCGTCAGAGGAGAGTTGCGCGTCGGCGAGACTGCCGTGATCGAACTCTCGTACATCGTCGTCTGGGTGGGAGTCGGCGTTGTCCTCACGTCCATCGGCTTTGGCGTCGTCGGACTGGTTTATGCGGTCATTGCAGGGTACGCCGTTCAGTTCGGCTACGGCTTCCTCAAGCGCGAGACGCCATTTCATCGACCGAGTCTATCGTGTGCGCAATCGATCGTCGAGTACGCGAAATATAGCATCATTCCCGAGATCGACGGAGAAATTCACAGCTGGATGGACGTCCTGATTATCGGCTATCTACTGACGCAGGCCGCGGTTGGCGCGTACGAAGTAGCCTGGCGCATCTCGATGCCCGTACTCTTGACGACGGGGGCGATCTCGCTCGCGATATTTCCCCAGATAAGCGCCTGGAACGCCGATGAATCAACCGCGTCGATCGAAAACGTGATTCCAGCAGCACTCACGCCCGCGCTCGCACTCGTATTCCCCGCCTTCTTTGGCGGACTGCTGTTCGCACCGGAGATCCTGGGATTCATCTTCGGTCTCGAGTTTACTATCGCGTCCGGAGCACTCGTCATACTGCTCGCGGGAAAAGCACCTGAAGCCGTTCAGTCAGTCATCGGTAAGGCCCTTCTCGGCATCGACCGCCCGGATCTCGTTACCCGTGCTGCGTCCCTCGATATCGTGTTGAATCTCGCGTTCAATATCGTACTCATCACGCAGTTCGGTCTCGTGGGCGCGGCTATCGGAACGACGCTCGCACTCACGATCGGAACCGTCCTTCGCGCTCACTATCTCTCGCGCTTTTTCACCCTCCGTATTCCGTATCGCGACCTCGGCTGGTGTCTTCTGTGCTCGGTTATCATGTTCCTCGTGCTCTTCGGGCTCCGAACGATCGTCGAGATCGAAACGCTGCCGGGGCTGCTGGCAGCCATCGGGTTCGGTGCAGTCCTGTACTGCGCATTGCTCGTGGTCTACAAACCGCTTCGCACCCAGATCGTTCGACAGACTCGAGCCGTTATTTCGTAAGCGAGTCGTCTCACCATCCGTGACTATCCAACGACTGTTCGACCGTACCGAACTCGAGTGCCGCCAACAACGCCTCGAGTTTTCGTTCTAACGTCTCGATCCCGTAAAAGCTGACGAACCGCTTGTGAGCGGGAACTTCGGGCGTCGCGACGGCCGGGTTGAACTCCCACGGATGAAAGTACAGCGTCGACGGGACCCCCCGTCGGTTGAGGTTCCGGATTCCACGTTTCAGCAGCCACGTCGGCTGGAGACGCGCATAAAACCCGCCCGCTGTCGGAAGTCGAAGTGTCGGGTGAAACGTCGCCAGGGGAAACTCGAGCAGCTCGGACCCGCCGTGTCTCCCCGTCGAAAACGGCTCGTCGATATCGACGCGGTACGGTTGAACAGGCGCGCTCGAGACGCCGTACATCGGCGTTCGAACCGGAAAGACGCTCGAGTCGTACCGGAGCTCCGACTCCGCGAGAACGTCGAACGCCCACTGGGTCTTCGGCGTGATCGAGAAGTTCGGAGCACGAAATCCTACTGGGCGGGTCCCAATCGCATCGGCAATTGCGTCAGCACTGTCGACGAGTTCGGATTCGAACTCGCCGGGTGTGAGGTCGAACAGCGGAGTGTGAGTGTGACCGTGCGTCGCGATTTCGTGACCGTCGTCGGCGAGTGCCTGAACGACCTCCGGATATTCGGCCGCAACCTCGCCAACGACGAAAAAGGTCGCCCGTGTGTCGTGAGCGGACAGCAGCTCGCGAACCGCGCGGACGGATTCCTCGAGTCGATCCGTCGGTGCGCTGACCTCGTCTCGAACCAGAGTCGCGGTATACCAGTGTTCCAGATCGAACGAGAGGATGTTGGTGATGAGCGACGGGTCGTTCGACGCAGTTCTGCCGGCGTTCGCCCCTGGTGACGATCGCGCGTCCGCGCTCAGACTCTCGTGGTTGGTCATGACACTCGCCGGAGACGCGCCAGGAGCGTGCTTTGTTAGCTTTACCGTAGCAGTCTGACACTGCGGATTACCGTGCTCGTGAGACGACAGATCCTGCAGGTACCACACATCCAGCTCGAAAAGGCCGGACCAGCGTACCGAGTGCTCGAGAACTAATCCCGATATTCCCCGACGTTTCAACGAGTAAGGTCTTCAATTCGGCCGTAACAGACGGTAGATTGACCAAGAGCGACGTAGCGTTCTTCTCCGACATGGGGGCGTACGGACCGGTCGATCAAAGGATACTGGTAACGGGTGGAGCGGGCTTTATCGGGAGTCACCTCGCAGACAGCCTCGTCGAGAACAACGACGTCAGAGTGCTCGATTCGTTCACAACTGGCGAGACGTCGAACGTCCCCGACGAGGCGAACTGTATCCGCGGCGACATCCGCAACGAAGGGATACTCGAGCGGGCGACCGACGGAGTCGACCTTATCTACCACCAGGCGGGACTCGTAAGCGTCCAGCGATCGATCGAGGAACCGTCGCGGAGCCACGAAATTAACGTCCATGCGACGCTGGCACTCCTCGAGCGCGCCCGCGAACTCGACGTTCGGATCGTTCTCGCCTCGAGTGCGGCAATCTACGGCCATCCAGAAGAGGTCCCGATCACCGAGGACGACCCGAAAGAGCCTCGTTCACCGTACGGACTCGAGAAACTCACGATCGACCACTACGCGCGCCAGTATCACGAACTGTACGGCCTCGAGACGGTTGCGCTTCGATACTTCAACGTCTACGGTCCCCGACAGGCTGCGAGCGATTACAGTGGCGCCGTCTCGACGTTCATCGAACAGGCTGCGAACGACGACCCGCTCACGATCCACGGCGGCGGAACACAGACTCGAGATTTCGTCTTCGTCGACGACGTCGTCCGTGCGAACCTGCTTGCCGCCGATACGGACCGCGTCGGGGAGGCCTACAACGTCGGCAGCGGCCGGAGCGTCGCGATTCGAGAACTCGCCGAGACGGCCATCTCGGTGGCCGATGCGGACTCCGATCTTACCTTCACCGACGCGCGACGGGGCGACGTTCGTCACAGCGAGGCGGACCTCGAGAAGAGTCGAACGGAGATCGGCTACGAACCGACCGTCTCACTCCGGCAGGGGCTCGAACAAACGATCAACCGGCCTCGCGGTCGGATCGCTATCCAGCAAGAAATGGACGATTTCTCCGGTCGTTGACGATCACAAACCGTGACTGCTCGCCGTTCACTCGTTCGTGACGTTCTCGTTCGGATCGTCCTGCTCGCAATCGTACTCGCCGCCCTGTTCGGACTGTTCGTCTGGTACGGAACGACGGGCCTCGGAATCGACCCTCAGCAATCACCCCCAGACTCCCACGACGTTCTGGACGACGAGCCTGCCGGCTGGGAGGTTACGTACATGTACGCGGTCTCCGCTCTCGCCGCAGTGTGGGTGATCGGCCGCGCACTCGTTCACTGGCGACTCGACCGTCGCCGCCTCGCGCTGGTCCCGCGCAGTCGATTCGACCGGACCACGACCGGAGATCGATCGGGACCGACGGGTGAAGACGATGGCTGACCTCCTCACTCACGTTCTCGCGGCGTACATCCTGGGAACTGTCCTCTCCTGGCGGCTGGAGTGGCTCACTCCGCCGTACGTCACGGTGGCGATGGCGGGTGCAATCGTTCCCGACCTCAACCGCACCGAACTCCTCGTTCCCGGGGCGACGTTCGAAGCGGCGTTCGGGCTACCGTTCGACTGGAACGCGTTCCACACCTTTGGCGGTTCACTGCTCGTCGTGCTGATCGGGGTACTCCTCGTCCCTGCTGCACACCGCCGTCGGGTAGCCGTCCTGTCTCTCCTCGGTGTTCTCTCACACCTCACGCTCGACCTCCTGTTGATTCAGCCAACCTCTCAGTCCTATGCAGTCCTGTGGCCACTGACTGAGTATCGGCCGCCGACGGTCGGACTGTATCGAAGCACCGATCAGTGGCCGGCCGTAATCGCACTCGTCGCCGCCGGTGTCGTGACGCTCGAGACGCGACGTCGGAACGCACTCGACCCCACACGGACCCGTTGAGTACGCGCGGATAGTTATTTATCGCACTTGCCAACGACGCATTCAGTAGTTCACATTCCAAATTTATTCGAATGTTTTGTATACGGCTGAATTTTACTATAATTCACATCGGATTGGAAGGAAAGTGGCTACATTGGATACATATTTAAGGAAGAGGTCAGGGTATAGATCGTGTGAAGCGCGTTAGCCATGAGCAATACGTTTAAATATCCGAACCAAACGACTCGTGAATCCAAACTTCTTGCTGTGTGTTCCGACTATACCTTTGACCGTATCTTGGACGTCGGGTGCGGAGACGGAGAACTCACGATGCGAATCGGAGAAGCGTGTAACGTTGCCGATGTCTTCGGGATCGATATCTCCAGAACCGACGTAAAATCGGCGCAAAACCGGGGTGTGAACGCAGTACTACTCGACGTCGATCGCGAGGGGTTACCGTTCGAGAACGAGACCTTCGACGGCGTTCACTCCGGAGAGGTGTTCGATTACATCAAAAACGATAGTAGTTACTTTCGAGAAATCCACCGCGTCTTGAAACCCGGCGGAATATTTATTATTTCCATTCCGAACCTGGCATCGCTCCACAACCGACTCGCATTATTGGTAGGGGAGATGCCATTCCCGTTACGACCCCAGTTCGATTGTTGCTATTCCGAGCACGGATTGGGATCCGAAACGACGGCGGAACGAGTGAACGTACTTACCCACGGAC
This region includes:
- a CDS encoding asparagine synthase-related protein, which encodes MVGLGGHLGAARLDTKPLTDELCWNGHEQLRGYSDDDVAVSAAFHDEHDQPAVAADGEVLLWAWGELYGFEGPNGYLPRSETMPNSSDAEYCAALYDQYGLEFVHGLNGEFAGVVYERTERTVSLFTDRLSSRPLSYARSDDGSLVFSTFVQSIVDHPAVETDLDLEYLCEFFGFERVLGVKTPFEGIENVHPGSILTYDLSDQEVTSEVYWRPKYEPNERPYSRAVDELVDLFRQVMAERVDADEKCGLLLSGGSDSRLMLAALDHDVVAYHMNEYMNAEATIARRVADIAGVDFEFLERDAEYQERILEQGPSRWNFASWFDQAHTAGFSDRLRDEQDIVFTGLYADTFLSGFFYPQRSIRVPILDWTMDLPYTADKRTVRELAELFTAFERGEGVPEFVTAKTTLEDCVRNNVDTDGEFVTFHGVEYPSLTEMVCYQNYPLSSDGSFLMYETLYQTLPTRDPFLDNRLVDFSLRLPVRYLIRRDIVDDALTKLDPDLAAVPHPETGIGLQYPWTLQYLLTYAKAVKDELFASEAHPGPWTDRAVAIRETDFVIETIRRHESTIRECPFLDYDAVLECYRDHLAGADRMPDLYPLLTILEAPASRRLLARSSGTDVSREPHLNN
- a CDS encoding oligosaccharide flippase family protein translates to MDLTRSTVKLFGGHVGFVVLTFLGIMYFARELGAAQIGVFFLFQALLSVLVLPANLGTRIALEKRISEADRPGQMLTTGAFLKFGLLVPVVLVVLALSDAIDGYLGMELAIYLAIAIPLQEAAMTMNNVVRGELRVGETAVIELSYIVVWVGVGVVLTSIGFGVVGLVYAVIAGYAVQFGYGFLKRETPFHRPSLSCAQSIVEYAKYSIIPEIDGEIHSWMDVLIIGYLLTQAAVGAYEVAWRISMPVLLTTGAISLAIFPQISAWNADESTASIENVIPAALTPALALVFPAFFGGLLFAPEILGFIFGLEFTIASGALVILLAGKAPEAVQSVIGKALLGIDRPDLVTRAASLDIVLNLAFNIVLITQFGLVGAAIGTTLALTIGTVLRAHYLSRFFTLRIPYRDLGWCLLCSVIMFLVLFGLRTIVEIETLPGLLAAIGFGAVLYCALLVVYKPLRTQIVRQTRAVIS
- a CDS encoding polysaccharide deacetylase family protein, which translates into the protein MTNHESLSADARSSPGANAGRTASNDPSLITNILSFDLEHWYTATLVRDEVSAPTDRLEESVRAVRELLSAHDTRATFFVVGEVAAEYPEVVQALADDGHEIATHGHTHTPLFDLTPGEFESELVDSADAIADAIGTRPVGFRAPNFSITPKTQWAFDVLAESELRYDSSVFPVRTPMYGVSSAPVQPYRVDIDEPFSTGRHGGSELLEFPLATFHPTLRLPTAGGFYARLQPTWLLKRGIRNLNRRGVPSTLYFHPWEFNPAVATPEVPAHKRFVSFYGIETLERKLEALLAALEFGTVEQSLDSHGW
- a CDS encoding NAD-dependent epimerase/dehydratase family protein, whose product is MGAYGPVDQRILVTGGAGFIGSHLADSLVENNDVRVLDSFTTGETSNVPDEANCIRGDIRNEGILERATDGVDLIYHQAGLVSVQRSIEEPSRSHEINVHATLALLERARELDVRIVLASSAAIYGHPEEVPITEDDPKEPRSPYGLEKLTIDHYARQYHELYGLETVALRYFNVYGPRQAASDYSGAVSTFIEQAANDDPLTIHGGGTQTRDFVFVDDVVRANLLAADTDRVGEAYNVGSGRSVAIRELAETAISVADADSDLTFTDARRGDVRHSEADLEKSRTEIGYEPTVSLRQGLEQTINRPRGRIAIQQEMDDFSGR
- a CDS encoding metal-dependent hydrolase, which translates into the protein MADLLTHVLAAYILGTVLSWRLEWLTPPYVTVAMAGAIVPDLNRTELLVPGATFEAAFGLPFDWNAFHTFGGSLLVVLIGVLLVPAAHRRRVAVLSLLGVLSHLTLDLLLIQPTSQSYAVLWPLTEYRPPTVGLYRSTDQWPAVIALVAAGVVTLETRRRNALDPTRTR
- a CDS encoding class I SAM-dependent methyltransferase translates to MSNTFKYPNQTTRESKLLAVCSDYTFDRILDVGCGDGELTMRIGEACNVADVFGIDISRTDVKSAQNRGVNAVLLDVDREGLPFENETFDGVHSGEVFDYIKNDSSYFREIHRVLKPGGIFIISIPNLASLHNRLALLVGEMPFPLRPQFDCCYSEHGLGSETTAERVNVLTHGLLQETVRRHGFAVRRVVGCGVDTNLSFPKQLFDNLCARYPPVSYRNILVCEKIDDELTY